The DNA segment CTGGGATTGGGTGTAAATCCATCTCGGGCAGAGCATGATGGGCAGGCGCTCCACCAGGTATCGGATAATTTCAAACCCGGCGCCGCCGGCCCCTATAATTACAGCCGCCCTGAAAACCGTGGTTTTTGATTGGCCCGAGCTTAAAATTTTGCCTACCTCCTGACGGCTGGCAAGATGCGGGGATATGTGGCCCGAAATCTCGCCTAAGCCGCCGAGGTAGATAATCCGGTCAAGCCCGGTTTTATCCGCGGCATTAACAAAATTCTGCGCGGCCGTGCGGTCGCGCTCCTCAAATTTGGCCATCTTCCGGAAGCTTTTGCCGCCCATGGAATGGACCAGATAATAGGCGATGTCAATGCCGTCCAGGGCCTTTTCGATCGATTCCGGATCCAGCAGGTCGCCGTAGACCACTTCCGGCTCGTTTTTTAACGGGACCGAAAGATTTAACTCTTCCGGCGGCCGAACCATGCACCGGACCCGGTACCCCTTTTCATCCAGCTTATACAGCAGCCGTTTGCCGATAAATCCCGTGGGGCCGGTAACCAATATCCTGGGGGAAGTCTGCTCTGCCATTCTGATTACAGCGCCTTTCTCGATTAAATGTTCATATGAATGTTATTCGTCTTAATCTTACTCTTACTCTTAATCTTACTCTTAATCTTAATCTTAATCTCAATCCTAATCTTTCTCTTGCGCTTAATCCTACTATTAATAATAATCTCCATTATTGCATATGCACAAATTTTCGCCATCTTAAATTTAGGCATTATCATATGTTAAGTATATTCATTATTTGACGAACAGGGTAGGCATTATGCGGGACAACAGTCAGGTGTGGCAGCGGCTCACCGACCTATTTGCCGGACAGAAACTGGCCGTCGTATCGACGAATCAGCCCGACGGCCATCCCTATGCCAGTCTGGTTGCATTCGTGGCATCCGAGGATCTAAAGTGCATGTATTTTGCCACCTCAAGGGCCACCCGAAAATACGCCAATCTTCAAAAAGATGGCCGAACGGCCATGCTTGTTAATAACAGCCGCAATCAATCGTCAGATTTTTATCAGGCCATGGCGGCTACCGGCATCGGCCATTCAGTGGAACTCTCAGACGATGCGGCACAAGCGGCGCGGCAGCGATATATTGAACGGCATCCCTATCTCGAAGATTTTGTCAAATCCCCGTCCTGCGCATTTTTTCAGGTGACCCTGAAGACTTACTATTTGGTTGAAAACTTTCAGAATGTGACGGAGGTCCATCTTTAAAATGAAATGGGTCATTCCGGCAGCCGAGCTTACGCCGGCGGACCGCAGCCGCGTGGGCGGCAAGGCCTATATGCTCTCCCTGCTGGATAAAGGCGGATTCGCGATTCCCAAAACTCTTTGCATTCCCATAGAGGCGTATTCGGCATATATCGATCAAACCGGCTTGCGGGAGCGGATTCAGGCGGAGCTTTTTCGAAAAGATTTTTCGGAAATGCGCTGGGAAGAGATGTGGGACTGCGCGCTGCGCATCCGGCACATGGTTTCCAAAAAGCCGCTGCCCGAGGAAATGGCCGAGGAGATATCATCCGCGGTGACAGCGGCTTTTGGCGACCGCCCGGTCGCCCTGCGGTCGTCGGCAGCGGATGAAGATACGGCGGCCCATTCATTTGCGGGCATTCATGAGTCCTACATCAATATCAAGGGGGCTGATGAAATCTTGACCCATCTTCGCAAGGTGTGGGCCTCCCTATGGTCAGATGCGGCATTGCTCTACCGCCGGGAAATCGGCCTGGATGTTCAGACCAGTGCCATGGCCGTGGTCATCCAGGAAGTGATCAACGGGGAGTGTTCCGGCATCGTTTTTACCCGAAATCCGGCAGATAAACGGCAGGCGGTGGTCGAAGCGGTACACGGGTTGAACCAGGCCCTTGTGGACGGCGCTGTTGAGCCGGACCGGTGGATCTTTGACCGGAAAACCAAAAAAATGGTGACCCATACAGCGGCTAAACGGGAGCAGTGGATGCGGCCGGCCGGCACAGGGGTTTTGCTGGAGGACCTGCCTTCGGCCAAAACCGGCATGCCGCCGCTGGATATGGAAGATGCGGCCGGCGTTTTTCTAAATTCCCTGTCCATTGAAAGCTTTTTTCAAGCCCCCCAGGATATAGAGTGGACCAGGGATCATCACAGCTTGGTTTTCCTGCAGGCGCGCCCGATTACGGCCGCTTCTGAAAAAGGGGCCGGAGATGACCGCGCCTGGTATCTCAGTCTTCGCCGAACCTATGATAATCTCAGGGCGCTTTGGACGAAAATTGAAACCGAACTGGTGCCGGGGATGATCGACGCCGCGGAGAAGCTTGCTGAGACAGATCTTGCCGCTTTTTCAACAGACGCCCTGGCAGAAGAGATTAAACGGCGAAAGGCCGTTTATGATAAATGGCATGCCGTCTACTGGGCGGATTTCATTCCGTTTGCCCATGGAATGCGGCTTTTTGGAGAAATTTATAATGATATTATCCAGCCGGAAGATCCCTATGAGTTTGTCAATATTTTGTCAGCCGGCGAATTGATGAGCCTGGACCGGAACCGGCATCTGGAAACCCTCTCAAATATGGTTCGAAGCAACCCGTCTTTGGCAGATGCCCTTAAAATTGGGGATGAGTCCTCTTTTCCCCGGGAGTTCGCAGAGGTCCTGGCTGATTTCAACCACCGCTTCGGCGATGTTTCCTGCGGGATGACCGACGCCTCGGGCTGTCAGCCGGATCCCGGCATGATGTACCGGCTGCTTTTAAATATGGCCGAAAAGCCGTCCGCGGAGCGACCTTCCGGGCCGTCCGCGTCGACCCCGGCGGAGCGGGCCTCCCAATTTGTGGCCCTGTTTCCGGGGGCCGGGTCGGTAAGCGCGCAGGATCTTCTGGATCTGGCCCGTGCCAGCTACCGGATGCGCGATGATGATAATATTTATCTGGGCCGGATCGAAGCCCGGCTATATGCGGCGGTCAATGAAGGAAAAGACCGGCTGGCGGGAGCCAGCGGCCCGACTGATAACCCCGGCACGCAGGCGCTGAAAGATGCCCTCAAAGAAGTGGCGACCCATGAAAAACCGGCTCAGGAGGTGTCCGCCGGGGCGGTCGAAGGGCATATTCGTCCCCGGCAGCTTCGGGGCCAGCCCGCCGGGCCGGGCTTTGCCCGCGGAACCGCCCGCGTGGTGCTGACCGTTGCGGATCTGGAAAACTTCAAGCCGGGGGATATAATGGTTTGCGATGCGGTTGAGCCGAACATGACATTTATTGTGCCGCTTGTCGGCGCAATTGTTGAACGGCGCGGGGGTATGCTGATTCATGGCGCGATTATCGCCCGGGAATACGGGCTGCCCTGTGTTACCGGCATTTCCGGGGCCACCCGGGTGATTCGGACCGGCGACCGCATAACCGTTGACGGGTATTTAGGGATTGTCACCATCATGTCCGGCGATTAAAAAAACCGATCAGGCCACTGTTTCGCGATAGGCGCCGGTTAACCCGTTTAAAAAAACCAATGATTTGGCATGAATGCAGATGTAGGCCGCATCCGGCTGACTCACGAAATCATTGAGGTAGGGGTGGGCATTTAACAAAAGTTCCCGGATTTGTTCTTTTTCGGTATCTGACTGGATTTGCGCACATTCGCCTTCAATGGTCAGGGCCTGGGCCGCCTCGGAATCCCGGGAGTCGATCAGCAGGCTTACCATGGGGTTTTCGGTTAGATTGCTGAACTTGCGGGTATTCCGATGGGTTGCCATGTAAATGCGGGTGCAGTCTCGATCTGCCGCATAGGCCATCAGCGAGCAGTAAGGCTGGTTGCCTGTGGCCGTGGCCAGCACGCAGTGGCGTCTTTTTCGAATCAGTTCCTTTATATCGTCTCGCATGCGGGTCCCTTCTTCACGGGTTTTAGGTTTTGGGTATTAGGTGTTAGGTGTAAAACTTAAGGTTTCAGTGTTCAGTGTTCAGGTATGCCAAAAATTTTACTAAAATTTTGGTTCGTTCACATACTGTTTCCTGAAACCTGAAACCTGAAACCTGAAACCTATTATTACTTTTTCCCCTCAGTGCCTCAGTGCCTTTTAAGTTACTTTCACGCTCGGCCCCCGGCGGCGGCCCGGGGGGATTCCTTTCTAAGGAATGGATTTATTTTGCTTTTTGTACCAGATCTATTTATAGTTATAATGTTTGGTCATGAATATCAACCGGGAAAGGACAAAGATTATGGAAAATCGGGTTAAACTGGGCATCAGTTCCTGTCTGCTGGGGGAAAATGTCCGCTGGAACGGCGGCCACAAGCTGGATCATTTTCTCCGCGACACCCTCGGTCAATACGTGGAATACGTGCCGGTATGCCCGGAGGTTGAGGCCGGATTCGGTATTCCGCGGGAAACTCTCCGTTTAGTGGGCGATATTGAAAACCCCCGGCTGGTGAAAACCAAGTCGCAGACCGACCATACCGAGCAGATGCTTGAATATGCGAAAAAGCGGGTCAAAGAGCTGGAGAAGGAGAATTTGTGCGGATTTATTTTTAAAAAGGATTCGCCCAGCAGCGGATTGGAGAGGGTCAAGGTATACAATGAAAAGGGCATGCCCGAGAAAAAGGGCGTCGGGTTGTTTGCCCGGGCATTCACCGATCATTTTCCCCTGATCCCTGTTGAAGAAGAGGGCCGGCTTCACGACCCGCTCCTTCGGGAGAATTTTATCGAGCAGATTTTTACCTTTAAGCGGTGGCGGGACAGGGTGGCGGAAAAGCCGAGCATCGGGAAGGTGGTGGATTTTCATTCCCGGAACAAACTCCTGATCATGGCCCACAGTCCGGAATACGGTAGATCCATGGGAAAACTCGTGGCCGGCGCCAAGCAGATGGGCCTGGATGCCTTCTACCGAGAGTACGAGGAACAGTTGATAGCCGCGCTGCGCCTAAAACCGACGGTGAAAAAGCATATCAATGTGCTCCAGCATATTATGGGCTATTTTAAGAAGCAGCTCACCAGCGATGAAAAGCAGGAACTTCTGGAGGTATTCGAGCAGTTTACAAAAGGCTATGTGCCGCTGGTGGTGCCCATGACCCTGATCAATCATTATGTCCGCAAATACGAGCAGCCCTACCTTGCCATACAGACTTACCTGAATCCGCATCCGGTGGAACTGAAACTGCGGACGCATACGTGATGGTCCGGGAAAGTCTGCCTGTACCGTCTTACTCTTAACTGTCATTTATCGAGCGGCAGCGAGAAATCTTTTAAAGATTCCTCGTCACTGTCGTTCCTCGAATGACAGGGGCGGAAGGCATTGGAATAACGAAATATATTTTTGCATATAACAGTCGTTTTAAAATAAAGGAGTTTGCGTCATGCGCATTCAGGAGCAGATCAAACAGGATCTGAAACAGGCGATGAAGGATAAGGACGAGGAGAAGAAGAACACCCTGCGGATTATCATCGGTGAGTTCGGCCGGGCCGAAGCCAAGGAGTTATCCGATGACGAGGTGATAAAAATTGTCCGCAAACTGATCAAGTCCGAGCAGGAATCCCTGGCGCAGTCCGGCAAATCCGCATCGGATTCCCGATACATTCAAATCCTTGAATCCTATCTGCCGCAGATGGCCTCGGATGAAGAAATCCGCCGGTGGATTGCTGAAAATCTCGATTTCTCCAATTACAAAAACAAGATGCAGGCCATGCGCGACATCATGGCGCACTTCGGCGCCAGTGCAGACGGCAATCAGGTGAAGCAGATTCTTCAGAGTATCGGGTATTAGACATTCGTTCAAAGTAGGTTGGGTTGAGCCTTCCAGTGTTGGGTTTCGTTCCTCAACCCAACCTACTATATCGTCTTGCCAGAGGTTTAAAGGCGAAACCCAACGAAGCCATGCTTGTTTTTTACAAAAATGTATTATAAATACAATAATAAAACAAAAATGTAATAAATTAGATTTGCTGATTTTTTGACAGTTATTTATAACTTACCGATATAATATATAATATATAAAAAATGCATAGTTGGCACGTTTCCTGCCCATAGGAAAGACATTTAGGCAGACAATCAATTAACGGGTGTGTAAACCGGACTCTCAGGCCCGGAGCTCATCCCAAATTTAAATGTCATTTTCTATAGGAGGAAAAAGAATGAAAAAAGCATGGGTTGTGGTATTGTCCGTATTATTTCTGGCCTTAGGGGCCGCCGGAACCGCCTTTGGTGCAGAGGCAACAGCCGGGGCTGATGTCGCCTCGGCTTACGTATGGCGGGGAATTACCTTTAATGACGGGTTTGTTGTGCAGCCCTATGTGGATGTGGCCGCCGGAAACGGATTCGCCATTAATGTCTGGGGCAACTATGATATTGACGATTATGACAATACCCTGGATGACAATGAATTCTCAGAGATCGATCTCACCCTGTCCTACGGATTTTCCCTTGAGCCGGTGGATATTACCGTGGGCCATATCGAATACTTGTTTCCAAACGGGGGTGCGGGAACCAGCGAGGTCTTTTTAAGCGCCTATATTTCGCCCCTCGACGGAATCTCCGCAGGCATTGATGCCTATTATGACTATGATGAGGTGGAGGATTATTATGTTTCCGCAAGCCTGGCCTATGATGTCACCCTGGATTCCGGTCTGGGTCTGGGGGCCGGGGCGTCTGCCGGCTATGCGGGTGAGGATTTCACCATCGGCCCGGATGACGGGTTTCATGAATATACGTTTTCCGCCAATGCATCCTATCCAGTCACCGATGCCATCGGGTTTTCCGCGTTTATCGCCTATACAGACACGTTTGATGAAGATGTGCTGCCCGAGCAGGATGTGGATCTTTTCGGCGGCGGCGGCTTTTCCTGGAGCTTCTGATGCGGCGGTTATCTTTATAAATTGATTGGCAGGAGGGGGCATGCGCCATAGCGGTATGCCCCCTGTTAATAGCTTAAATGTAGGGTATTCAATACGATATTATGTTATTCCGGACGCTTCCGCCGCTGTCATTTAGAGAAACGAAAGTGACGCGGGTTTACGGCGCCCAGCCCTCGGGCACCTCCATGTCCGCCTTTTTCTTTTTGGAAACCCGGCTGCCGGGTTTATCCACGATTTGGACCGTGCTGGCCTGGGGCCCTTTTTCCCCTTCGGTCTGAACCAGCCGAACACCCGTGCCGATCTCCAGTCTGTCAAAATCCTCGTGAATCACACTGTTCTGGTGAAAATAAACTTCTCTGCCCTCCAGTGTCTTGATAAATCCGTAACCCTCCTCGGGAAACAGCCGAACCACCAGCCCGGTCAGTTCCGCCTCGTTATTATCATTATTCGGCTTGTTATTCTTAACATGATCTTCCTGTTTGCCCTTGATCTTTTTAAGCTGACGTTCCATGGCATGAAACGCATCGGTAATCACCTTGCGAAGCCCTTCGTGCATTTCCCCTTTTCCGGATTCGCGGCGGGTCACCAATTCCTTGCCGGGCGGCAGCCGGAGGTCAATGCGCACCCGGAACTGATTGCCGCTTTTTTGATATTCCTGGGGTTGTTCCACCGATACCCGGCAGCTGATGATGCTGTCATGCAGCCGGTCAAGCTTGGCGGCTTTTTCATGAATCAGGGTTTCAATGGCATCGCTTTTGGTGACATTTCGGTAGGTAATTTCCAGAGGCTGCTTCATGATTTCACCTTTCAGGTTTTGTGATTCCAAAATGTTTTTAAGGCAATTTATTCCTAAAGGATTTACATCCTTTAAGAAAAACATAACGATGCGAAACGGCCGGGTCAATCCGTGTTTCGTCAAAGAAGAAAGAAAAGAGTGGGTTGTTTTTAAAAGAACAGAATATGCTTGACAAAAGGGTTGTGATTAAAGTACATGAGTCCGTCTATGGAATATTTATACTCATTTTCGCCTGTTTTTTTTTCAATGATGCGTATCCAAAGCTTGCCGGCCAAGCATGACCGGCCCTTCGGCAGCATCCTTTCCGTCGTGCCGACGCCGCCCTGAAGACGCGTTTTAGATCCCCCCATCGCGCCAACGACCGCAAAACCCAACAATTTTTTCGCTGTTTTCAGTTTTTACCCTCCCGAAGCATGCAAGAGATTGAGATCCGGCTGTTTTGGGGGCTCGGGAAAGGCGCTGAATTATTTATTAGAAACCGATAGATCAACAACCAATGCATATGAAAAATTTGAATCTCCAATTTGAAAACCCGGAAATACAAAGGCGACGAACTTTCGGCATCATCAGTCATCCGGATGCCGGTAAAACGACCCTTACTGAAAAGCTGCTGCTTTTCGGCGGGGCCATCCAGATGGCTGGCGCAATCAAGGCCCGCAAAGCCAATCGGCATGCGGCGAGCGACTGGATGGCCGTTGAACAGGAGCGCGGGATTTCCGTGACCAGTTCGGTAATGAAATTCAATTACCATGATTACGAGATAAATCTGCTGGACACGCCCGGCCACCAGGATTTTTCCGAGGATACCTACCGGGTTTTGACTGCCGTGGACAGCGCCGTCATGGTTATCGACAGCGTCAAGGGCGTTGAAACCCAGACCCGCAAATTGATGGAAGTCTGTCGGATGCGTAACACGCCGATCCTGACGTTTATCAATAAGCTGGACCGTGAAGGGATGGCGCCGCTGGATGTGCTCGCCGATATCGAAGACACGCTTCAGATCGAATGCGCGCCGCTTTCCTGGCCCATCGGGATGGGCAAAAGATTTCGTGGTACATACAACCTCTATCATAAGGAATTGACTCTTTTTGCCCCGGGCCGG comes from the Desulfobacterales bacterium genome and includes:
- a CDS encoding NAD(P)H-binding protein, whose translation is MAEQTSPRILVTGPTGFIGKRLLYKLDEKGYRVRCMVRPPEELNLSVPLKNEPEVVYGDLLDPESIEKALDGIDIAYYLVHSMGGKSFRKMAKFEERDRTAAQNFVNAADKTGLDRIIYLGGLGEISGHISPHLASRQEVGKILSSGQSKTTVFRAAVIIGAGGAGFEIIRYLVERLPIMLCPRWIYTQSQPISVENVLDYLAGALETPETAGATYDIGGPEVLSYVDLMRMYARVRSLKRFIVGVPFSQTLLSTYWVAMITPVPSGIVFPLAEGLRTPAVCRENRIREVIPLQLVNMEQAICNALAEAEKGPGKLLSQQSCFLSKPA
- a CDS encoding pyridoxamine 5'-phosphate oxidase family protein, yielding MRDNSQVWQRLTDLFAGQKLAVVSTNQPDGHPYASLVAFVASEDLKCMYFATSRATRKYANLQKDGRTAMLVNNSRNQSSDFYQAMAATGIGHSVELSDDAAQAARQRYIERHPYLEDFVKSPSCAFFQVTLKTYYLVENFQNVTEVHL
- a CDS encoding PEP/pyruvate-binding domain-containing protein; its protein translation is MKWVIPAAELTPADRSRVGGKAYMLSLLDKGGFAIPKTLCIPIEAYSAYIDQTGLRERIQAELFRKDFSEMRWEEMWDCALRIRHMVSKKPLPEEMAEEISSAVTAAFGDRPVALRSSAADEDTAAHSFAGIHESYINIKGADEILTHLRKVWASLWSDAALLYRREIGLDVQTSAMAVVIQEVINGECSGIVFTRNPADKRQAVVEAVHGLNQALVDGAVEPDRWIFDRKTKKMVTHTAAKREQWMRPAGTGVLLEDLPSAKTGMPPLDMEDAAGVFLNSLSIESFFQAPQDIEWTRDHHSLVFLQARPITAASEKGAGDDRAWYLSLRRTYDNLRALWTKIETELVPGMIDAAEKLAETDLAAFSTDALAEEIKRRKAVYDKWHAVYWADFIPFAHGMRLFGEIYNDIIQPEDPYEFVNILSAGELMSLDRNRHLETLSNMVRSNPSLADALKIGDESSFPREFAEVLADFNHRFGDVSCGMTDASGCQPDPGMMYRLLLNMAEKPSAERPSGPSASTPAERASQFVALFPGAGSVSAQDLLDLARASYRMRDDDNIYLGRIEARLYAAVNEGKDRLAGASGPTDNPGTQALKDALKEVATHEKPAQEVSAGAVEGHIRPRQLRGQPAGPGFARGTARVVLTVADLENFKPGDIMVCDAVEPNMTFIVPLVGAIVERRGGMLIHGAIIAREYGLPCVTGISGATRVIRTGDRITVDGYLGIVTIMSGD
- a CDS encoding pyridoxamine 5'-phosphate oxidase family protein: MRDDIKELIRKRRHCVLATATGNQPYCSLMAYAADRDCTRIYMATHRNTRKFSNLTENPMVSLLIDSRDSEAAQALTIEGECAQIQSDTEKEQIRELLLNAHPYLNDFVSQPDAAYICIHAKSLVFLNGLTGAYRETVA
- a CDS encoding DUF523 and DUF1722 domain-containing protein; translation: MENRVKLGISSCLLGENVRWNGGHKLDHFLRDTLGQYVEYVPVCPEVEAGFGIPRETLRLVGDIENPRLVKTKSQTDHTEQMLEYAKKRVKELEKENLCGFIFKKDSPSSGLERVKVYNEKGMPEKKGVGLFARAFTDHFPLIPVEEEGRLHDPLLRENFIEQIFTFKRWRDRVAEKPSIGKVVDFHSRNKLLIMAHSPEYGRSMGKLVAGAKQMGLDAFYREYEEQLIAALRLKPTVKKHINVLQHIMGYFKKQLTSDEKQELLEVFEQFTKGYVPLVVPMTLINHYVRKYEQPYLAIQTYLNPHPVELKLRTHT
- a CDS encoding GatB/YqeY domain-containing protein — its product is MRIQEQIKQDLKQAMKDKDEEKKNTLRIIIGEFGRAEAKELSDDEVIKIVRKLIKSEQESLAQSGKSASDSRYIQILESYLPQMASDEEIRRWIAENLDFSNYKNKMQAMRDIMAHFGASADGNQVKQILQSIGY
- a CDS encoding HPF/RaiA family ribosome-associated protein; this encodes MKQPLEITYRNVTKSDAIETLIHEKAAKLDRLHDSIISCRVSVEQPQEYQKSGNQFRVRIDLRLPPGKELVTRRESGKGEMHEGLRKVITDAFHAMERQLKKIKGKQEDHVKNNKPNNDNNEAELTGLVVRLFPEEGYGFIKTLEGREVYFHQNSVIHEDFDRLEIGTGVRLVQTEGEKGPQASTVQIVDKPGSRVSKKKKADMEVPEGWAP